Genomic window (Egicoccus halophilus):
GCCTTCGGGTGCGCCCTCAACGGTTGGACCACCCGGCACGGCCGGCTGATCGGACCCGGCGCCACCATCGTCCAGGTCGACCTCGACGCGGCCGCGATCGGTACCCACCGCCGGGTCGACCTCGCCGTGATCGGCGACAGCCGCTCGACCGCCGCCGCCGTCACCCTCGCCGTCACGGCCGGGCCCGACCGGGGACGCGAGGCCGCCGACGGGTACCGCAGCGAGGCCGTGGCGGCCCGGCTGCGCGCCGGCCGACGGTGGCGTGACGTCGACTACGACGACTGGGGCGGCGGTGGCCGCATCGATCCGCGCACGTTGACGATCGCGCTCGACGACCTGCTGCCGGCCGAACGGGTGGTCGCGGTCGACTCCGGTAACTTCATGGGCTATCCGAGCATGTTCCTCGAGGTGCCCGACGAACGCGGGTTCTGTTTCACCCAGGCGTTCCAGTCGGTCGGGCTCGGGCTCGCGACCGCCATCGGCGCCGCGCTGGCACAGCCGGACCGGTTGCCCGTCGCGGCGGTCGGCGACGGCGGGCTGCTGATGGGCGCCAGCGAACTCGACACGGTGACCCGGCTGGGGCTGCCGATGGTGGTGGTCGTCTACGACGACGGCGGCTACGGCGCCGAGGTGCACCACTTCGGCGACACCGCCGACCTGCGCACCGTCACGTTCCCGCCCACCGACCACGCCGCCATCGCCCGCGGGTACGGCTACGCGGCCGTCACCGTCCGCGACGTCGACGACCTGGCACCGGTGCGCACGTGGCTCGACGGCCCACGGGAGCGTCCCCTGCTCGTCGACGCGAAGATCGCCGCGCCGCGCGGCTCGTGGTGGCTCGAGGAGGCGTTCCGTGGTCACTGACGCGGCGTCTTGCGCGCCGGGCGGACCGGTCCGTCTGACCGCCTACTCCCACGGTGCCGGCTGCGCCTGCAAGCTGTCACCGACCGAGTTGGGCCAGGTGATGGCCGGGTTGACCCCGGCGCGTTCGCCGGACCTGATCGTCGGACGCGAGCACGGTGACGACGCGCTCGTGTGGCGTCGCCCCGACGGTCGTGCGCTGGTCGCCACGATCGACGTGTTCACCCCGATCGTGGACGACGCGGCGACCTGGGGTCGTATCGCGGCCGTCAACGCGGGCAGCGACGTGTTCGCCATGGGGGGCCGGCCGCTGTTCGGGCTCGCGTTCGCGGCCTGGCCGCGGGAGCGACTGCCGTTGACGCTGCTGACCGAGGTGCTGGAGGCCGGTCAGGCCGCGGCGAACGACGGCGGCTGGGTCGTCGCCGGCGGCCACACGATCGACGGTGCCGAGCCGCTGTACGGGCAGGCGGTCGTCGGCGAACTCGACCCCGAGCGGATGCTGCGCAACACGCAGGGCCGCCCCGGCGACACGCTGGTGCTCACCAAGCCGCTGGGTACCGGGCTCGTGACCACGGCCGTCAAGCGCCGCCCGCCGGAGGCGCACGGCCCGGGCGGGGAGCTCGCCGGTGCGTACGCGGCCGCCGTCGCCGAGATGACCCGGTCCAACGGGGACGCGGCGCAGGCGGCGCTGGCGTGCGGCACGCGTGCCGGCACGGACGTGACCGGGTTCGGGCTGCTCAACCACCTGCGGGAGGTGCTGCTGGCCAGCGGGGTCGCCGCACGGCTCGACGCCGCCGCGGTGCCGAGGCTGCCCGGGGTCGCCGACCTGCTCGCCCGCGGCGAGGTCCCCGGTGGCACGCAGCGCAACCTCGCCCACGTGCGTGACCACCTCGAGCTCGCCGCCGGCGTCGACGAGGGCCAGCTCGTGGTGCTCGCCGACGCGCAGACCTCGGGTGGCCTGTTGCTGGCCGTCCCGGCCCGGGCCGCCGCGGTCGACCTGGTCGCGCAGCTCACGGACGGCGGTCACACCGCGGCGGTGATCGGCGAGCTGACCGACGGCCCGTCCGCCACCATCCAGATCGTGGCCTGACGGGCCCGGGTCAGGACGGCAGACCCGGACCGCGCGGGGTCGCCGCCGTGGCCGCCGACGGGGCCGCCGACGTCGCCAGCAGCGCGCCGGCCGTGCGTCGCGCCAGGGCCATGGTCGTCAGCATCGGGTTGGCGCCCACGGCGCTCGGGAACGCCGAGGTGTCCCCGATCCACACGCCGCGGACGTCGTGCAGCTGGCCGTCCGGGGTCGCCACGCTCGCCCGCGGATCGGTGCCCATCCGGGCCGAGCCCATCTGGTGGGCGCTGAACAGCACCCGGCCGCCGGCGCCCTCGCGTGCGTCCTGTCGCGCACGCACGAACGCGTCGAGGTCCTCGCCCCGCCGCCACATCGCCAGCCGGCGGTCGGTGTCGAACACGACGCGGGCACCCGCGGCCACGTGCAGTTCGACCAGGGTGCGCACAGCGTGGCGGCGCACCTCGCGGTCGAGCGGGTCGGTCAGCGGATAACGCACGACCGCCTCGCCGGCGGCATCGAGCGTCACGGTCCCGCCGCCGTGGTCGCGGGTCACGGCGATGAACACGCCGTTGTGCGCGAAGCGACCCATCAGCAGCTTGTGGTCCCGCCCGGAGCGCCACGGCACCGCCGCGGCCGAGACGGCCGGGTGCAGGTGCGGGGTCTCGACCAGGTAGCCGAAACCGTCGACGACGTCGGTGTGGGCGGTCACGATCGTGGCCTGCGGTGGCCCCCACCAGTGGCGCAGGTCCTCGTCGTAGAACCCGCCGACCATCGGCACCGGGTGCAGACGCAGGTAGCGGCCCACCGCGGGCCCACCGATGCCCGAGCGCAGCAGCAGTGCCGGCGTCTCGAGTGCCCCGGCGGCCACCACGACCTGCGGGGCCGCGACGACGAGATCGACGCTGCGGCCGTCGGGCCGCCGCACGGTGGCCTCGACCCCGGTGGCTGCACCGGCACGGGTCGTCACGCGGCGTACCCGGGCGCCGCAGACCAGGCGTGCCCCGTCGGCCTGGGCGTCACGCAGGTAGGTGGTCGCGGTCGACTGCTTGTTGCCACTGCGGTCGCCGAAGCCGGTGTGGCCGGCCAGTTCGGGGTCGTAGGTGGCCCGCTCGGCGTTGCGGGTGGCGACGGTCCAGTCGAGACCGAGCGCCGACGCGCCCTGCGCCAGCCGGCGGTTGACGCCGTTGAGGTCGCTGGCGTCGGCGTTGGCGCCGATCCGCCCGAGCACGGCATCGAGGTGGCGGTCGAACTCGGGGCCGTCCACGCCGAGGAGTCCGTGTTCGGAGGCCCACTGCCGGCGCACCTGCTCGGACGGTCGCACGCAGTTGAGCCAGTTGACGGTGGTGCCCCCGCCCAGCGCCGCACCCGCCAGCACGGCGACGTTGCCGTCGTCGGTCGGGGACAGCCCGCCGCGCCAGTACAGCTGCCGCAGGGCGGTGAGCTCGTCGGGCGGGAAGTCGGGGGCCTCGCGGTGGACCGCGGCCTCCAGGATCACCACCTCGAAGCCGGCTGCGGCCAGTTCGGCGGCGATGACGCCGCCGCCGGCGCCCGAGCCGACGACCACGGCGTCGGCCCGCAACCGGGGGGCGGGGTCGTCGGGCGGCGGTGACCAGCTCCGCAGGTGCCGCGGCGGGGCCTCGACCGCCGGCGGGCCGGGATAGCCCAGTTGCGGCCAGTTCGGGTTGCGGCCCGTGTCGTCGAGCTGTCCGTAGAAGCGCTGGGCGACCAGGGCACGCAGACCGTCCAGGCCGTCACGGGCCTCGGACGACGCCGCGGCCAGGCCGCGCAGCACCGTCTCGCGGCCCGACTGCGGCAGGTGAGCGAACCCGACGACCCGCAACAGGTCGAGCAACCGTCCCAGGGCGTCGAGCGCATCGTCGTCGAGCACGTCCCCGAGCTGCTCGACCAGGCCGTCGACGAGGTCGAGGTCGCTGGCCCGACGCCCCCAGAAGCCGTGCGGGTCGTCCGCCTCGACGGCCGGCGGACGCACCGCCGGCACGAACGTGTCGGCGAGGGCGCCCAACTGCCGCCGCCGTCGTCCGTCGAACACCGCCTGGCTCATCGCCGTGTCCTCTCGCCGGCGACCACCCTAGGCCCCGGGCGATCCGCGCTCACGCCCCGCGAACGAGCTCCCGGTCGGGAGCGATGCGCAGCAGCACGCGCTCCGAGGTGATCGCCTCCGGGTCGTAGTCCCGTCCGACGTAGCGGCGGGCGCAGGCATCGATGTGGTCGCGTGCCGGCTGACCGTGGACGACCTCGACGACCCGCCCACGGACCTCGACGTAGCGGTAGGGGTTCTCCGCGTCCCAGATCAGCACCGTCACCCGGGGATCGCGCGAGACGTTGCGGAACTTCTGCCGGTGCACCTCGGTGTTGATCAGCAGGTGGTCGGCGTCGGCGTCGACCCACATCACCTGGGTCTGCGGCGTGCCGTCCTCGAACAACGTCGTCAGGGCGGCGAAGTTCTTCGCGGTGGCGTAGGCATGGACCTTCGGGTGCAGCGGCATGGCGGACCTCCCGGACGGGCGCGCGGGCGCGGGCGCGTCCGGCGCAGTGGCGCGGTGTTGTGGGCGGGCGCGGGGACGCGGGCGGGCAGCACGTGTCGGCGCGGGTCTGGACGCTAGGCCACCGGAGGCGGTCGTGGCGGCTCGGGTACGGTCCCGACGGTGTGGCGTCGCAGAGCACGCCGCCACGAGGAGGCCGTCACGTGAACGCCGCCACGCCGTCGCTGCACACCGTCCCCGCCTTCGCGCTGGACCGCGCCACGTGGGACGCGCTGGTGGAGCACGCCTGGTCGGACTTCCCGTACGAGGTGTGTGGGCTGCTCGGGATCCGTCCGGACGGCAGCTGCGTCCACTTCCCGATCGACAACGCGGAGCGGTCCATGACGTACTACGTCATGGACGCCAAGCAGCTGCTGCGTGCGATGCGCGAGATCGAGGACGCGGGTTGGGGCCTGGCGATCTACCACTCGCACACCCACACGCAGGCCTATCCGTCGGCGACGGACATCCGGTTGGCGGCGTACCCGGAGGCGACCTACCTGATCGTCACCCTGCAGGACCGTGACCACCCCGACATCCGGGGGTTCTCGATCATCGACGGCGTGGTCACCGAGAAGCCGGTCGTCGTCCCGGACGAGGTGGTCTGATGCCGAGTTTGCTGCCCCTGATCCGACGTGGCTGGGCGTTCGCGCCGGTCGTGGTCGAGGTCGCCCGACAAGTGGAGAAGCAGGTCGGTCCGCACGTGCGCGCCTGGCAGCTCGCCAGCGCCGTCGACGGGCTGGTGGGTCGGTGGACCGACCGGCACGGCACGCACTGGGTCGTGTTCGCCGACGCCGACGCGGCACCGCTCGAAGCCTTCCCGCCGTTGCGCGACGCCGATCTGCGCCGCGCCGGTGAGGAGCTCGACCGCAGCGGACTGCGGCGCCACGACGAGCTTCCCGAGGCCACGGCGCTGCACCAGCTCCAGCGGGTGCGCGAGCTGCCGGAGCTGCTGGCCAGGCGTCGCGGCGACGCCTGACCGCGCCCTCCCTCGCGTCCGGACTCGCGTGCCCTCGGGGCGCCCGTCGACGGCGTCCGGCACGGCGTCCGTCCCAGGGGCGTCCGTCCCAGGGGCGTCCGTTCGGCGGCGTCCGGGCGGACAGGGGACGGCGGTGGCCGGATCCACGCGTGCCGCCCACGGTGGTTGGGACGCCGAGGGGAGCCTTCGCATGCAGGTCCGGGTCCGACGATCGTTCGCGCTGCTCGTGACGGCGACGCTGGGAACGCTCGCCGCATCCGCACTGCCGGCGGCCGCCTCACCGGACCTCGGCCCGACCTACGACCCCGGGGACCTCGCCGCCGTCGCGGCCGAGCCGCACACGGTCACCTACACGGTCGAGTCGCGCGGAGCGGTCGCCACCGACGTCACGGCCTTCGCCGGTGACGCGGCCGCCGTGCTCGGTGACGCACGCGGGTGGACGCTGGGCGGCAGTGTCGAGTTCGTCCCGGTCGCCTCGGGCGGGGACTTCCGGCTGATCCTGGCCTCGCCGGCCGAGGTCGACGCCGCGGCGCCGGGATGCAGCCCCGACTACAGCTGCCGTGTCGGTGAGCAGGTGCTGATCAACGACCGCAACTGGCGCGAGACCACCCCGGCGTGGCAGGACGCCGGCGCACCCCGCTGGCTGTACCGGCAGTACCTGGTCAACCACGAGGTCGGCCACTTCCTGGGCTTCGGCCACCACGGCTGCCCGTCCCCCGGCGCCCCGGCCCCGGTCATGCAGCAGCAGTCGATCTCGCTCGAGGGCTGCGCGCCGTCCGGATGGCCCAACGACGCCGAGCGCGACCGGTTGGCGGGCCGGCTCGGCGTGCCCGTCCACGGGTGGGTGTTCCCCGACGTGCTCTTCGGCGACACCCACCGCGACGCCGTCCACGCCGCTGCCGAGGCCGACATCGTCTCCGGCTTCGCCGACGGGTACTTCCGGCCCGGCCACGACGTCCGTCGCGACCAGATGACGGCGATGTTGACCCGGGTCCTGCAACTCACCTCTGACGCTACGCCGCCCTTCGCCGACGTGCCGGCGGGCGCCACGCACGCCGAGGCGATCGCCGCGGCTGCCGACCGCGGCCTCGTGACCGGCTACCCCGACGGCACGTTCCGGCCCGGCACGTCGGTCAACCGGGCGCAGATGGCGACGCTGCTCGCGCGGGCGTTCGCACTCGAGGCCGACGGTCCACCGCCGTTCGACGACGTGCCGGCCGACGCGACCCATGCCGCAGCGATCGCGGCCGTCGCCGAGCACGACGTCGCCGAGGGCTACGGCGACGGCACGTTCCGTCCCGCCGAGCCGGTGACCCGTGCCCAACTCGCGAGCTTCCTCGACCGCGCCGGCGCCTGGTGACGCGTCGGGTCAGTCGATCGCCCGCTGCAGCGCCTCCGCCAGGTCCCCGCGGTCGTCGACGACGATCCCGGGGACCTCGAGCCAGGCCGCGAGTTCGGTGAGCTCGGCGGCCAGCTCGCGGGCGACGTGCGTCCGGTCGACGTCGGGTTCGGCGAACGCGCCACGGACCAGCAGCCGGCCCGTCCGGCGGTCGGCCTTGAGGTCGACGCGTGCGGCCAGCCGTTCGCCGAGCAGGAACGGCAGCACGTAGTAGCCGTGGACCCGTTGCGCCTCCGGGACGTAGATCTCGATGCGGTAGCGGAAGTCGTACAGGCGCTCGGCGCGTTCGCGCCGCCAGACCAGCGGGTCGAACGGGGACAGCAGGGTCCGCGCCGGGAACCGGCGGGCCGACGTCGCCTCCGGGTGGCGGTAGACCGGCTCGGCCCCCCAGCCGCGCACCCGTACCTCCTCGAGTCGGTCCGCCTCCGCGAGCGCGGCCAGCCGGGGGCGGACCTCGGAGACCTGCAGACGGTGGTGGTCGGCGAGGTCGGCGGCGGTCCCGATGCCGTGGGCCCGGGCGGCCCGCAGGAGCAGACGGTCGATCGCCTCGCGACGCGGGGGCGGCTCGACGGCGAGCACGTCGGCGGGCAGCACCCGTTCGGTGAGGTCGAACACCGTCAGGAACGACGGCGTGCGATGGTCGATGGCGAGCTCCCCGCGGAAGAACAGCCGCTCGAGCGCGGCCCGGCCCTTCGGGATGCCCCACCACGGCCCGGTGCGGCGCCCCGGGTCCGACAGGTCGCGCACACTCGTCGGCCCGCGACGGGTGACCTCGTCACGGACCCGGGCCACGTACGCGGGATCCTCGGGCGGTCGGGCGGCCGCCCGCCGGAAGTGCAGCAGTGGCCACACCTCGACCGCGGTCAGCGACGCGACGTGGATCCAGCCGTCGAACAACTCGCGGGAGTGCCACAGCCACCGGTCGCGACCGGCGCGGTCGTGCGGGCCGAGCCGGGACCAGAACGGCAACTCGTGGGCCCGCGCGAGCACGTTGACGCTGTCGAGCTGCACGATGTCGACCGTGTCGAGCACGCGCCGCAGGTGACGCACGTCGCGGCGCTGGCCGGCCGGGGGGCGTGGCCGGCCGAAACCCATCGCCGTCAGGGCGATGCGCCGCGCGTGGTCGGGGGAGAGGGTCCGCATGGTGACGTCGGACGCTACTCGCCCGACCCGGACGCCACCGGTCCGGGGGCGCGTCCGGGTCGGCCTACTCGGTGACCTCGGCGGTCAGCGAGCGGTTCGCTTCCGCCTCGGCCTCGGCCTGGCGACGGACCGCGTCGGCGACCACCGGCACGACCCGGTCGCTGAACACGCTCGGGATGATGTGCGAGGGGTGCAGTTCGTCCTCGGTGACGACCTCGGCCAGGGCGCGGGCCGCCGCCGCCTTCATGTCCTCGGTGATGTAGCGGGCGCGGGCGTCGAGCGCGCCCCGGAAGATGCCGGGGAACGCGAGCACGTTGTTGATCTGGTTGGGCTGGTCGCTGCGGCCGGTGGCGACCACGGCGGCGTGCTGACGCGCACCGACGGGGTCGATCTCCGGGTCGGGGTTGGCCAGGGCGAACACGACCG
Coding sequences:
- a CDS encoding winged helix-turn-helix domain-containing protein; this translates as MRTLSPDHARRIALTAMGFGRPRPPAGQRRDVRHLRRVLDTVDIVQLDSVNVLARAHELPFWSRLGPHDRAGRDRWLWHSRELFDGWIHVASLTAVEVWPLLHFRRAAARPPEDPAYVARVRDEVTRRGPTSVRDLSDPGRRTGPWWGIPKGRAALERLFFRGELAIDHRTPSFLTVFDLTERVLPADVLAVEPPPRREAIDRLLLRAARAHGIGTAADLADHHRLQVSEVRPRLAALAEADRLEEVRVRGWGAEPVYRHPEATSARRFPARTLLSPFDPLVWRRERAERLYDFRYRIEIYVPEAQRVHGYYVLPFLLGERLAARVDLKADRRTGRLLVRGAFAEPDVDRTHVARELAAELTELAAWLEVPGIVVDDRGDLAEALQRAID
- a CDS encoding thiamine pyrophosphate-binding protein; this translates as MTPTVAEVVGRTLADLGVRRVFGVVGSGNFAVTNALLAAGADYVAARHEGGAATMADAWARTSGEVGAVSLHQGCGLTNALTGVTEAAKSRTPLVVLAAETAAGARQANFRVDQPALAAAVGAVSLRVTGAATAAEEAARAVATARAERRTVVLQLPLDVQAMPAAEDVAPAAHPVAPTPPSPAPEAVVALARRLAEARRPVLVAGRGARHAAAELRALAHATGALLATSAVAKGLFAADPWSLDVAGGFSTPLAAELLRSADLVVAFGCALNGWTTRHGRLIGPGATIVQVDLDAAAIGTHRRVDLAVIGDSRSTAAAVTLAVTAGPDRGREAADGYRSEAVAARLRAGRRWRDVDYDDWGGGGRIDPRTLTIALDDLLPAERVVAVDSGNFMGYPSMFLEVPDERGFCFTQAFQSVGLGLATAIGAALAQPDRLPVAAVGDGGLLMGASELDTVTRLGLPMVVVVYDDGGYGAEVHHFGDTADLRTVTFPPTDHAAIARGYGYAAVTVRDVDDLAPVRTWLDGPRERPLLVDAKIAAPRGSWWLEEAFRGH
- a CDS encoding M67 family metallopeptidase, with translation MNAATPSLHTVPAFALDRATWDALVEHAWSDFPYEVCGLLGIRPDGSCVHFPIDNAERSMTYYVMDAKQLLRAMREIEDAGWGLAIYHSHTHTQAYPSATDIRLAAYPEATYLIVTLQDRDHPDIRGFSIIDGVVTEKPVVVPDEVV
- the selD gene encoding selenide, water dikinase SelD; translated protein: MVTDAASCAPGGPVRLTAYSHGAGCACKLSPTELGQVMAGLTPARSPDLIVGREHGDDALVWRRPDGRALVATIDVFTPIVDDAATWGRIAAVNAGSDVFAMGGRPLFGLAFAAWPRERLPLTLLTEVLEAGQAAANDGGWVVAGGHTIDGAEPLYGQAVVGELDPERMLRNTQGRPGDTLVLTKPLGTGLVTTAVKRRPPEAHGPGGELAGAYAAAVAEMTRSNGDAAQAALACGTRAGTDVTGFGLLNHLREVLLASGVAARLDAAAVPRLPGVADLLARGEVPGGTQRNLAHVRDHLELAAGVDEGQLVVLADAQTSGGLLLAVPARAAAVDLVAQLTDGGHTAAVIGELTDGPSATIQIVA
- a CDS encoding TIGR03618 family F420-dependent PPOX class oxidoreductase codes for the protein MPLHPKVHAYATAKNFAALTTLFEDGTPQTQVMWVDADADHLLINTEVHRQKFRNVSRDPRVTVLIWDAENPYRYVEVRGRVVEVVHGQPARDHIDACARRYVGRDYDPEAITSERVLLRIAPDRELVRGA
- a CDS encoding GMC family oxidoreductase N-terminal domain-containing protein, which encodes MSQAVFDGRRRRQLGALADTFVPAVRPPAVEADDPHGFWGRRASDLDLVDGLVEQLGDVLDDDALDALGRLLDLLRVVGFAHLPQSGRETVLRGLAAASSEARDGLDGLRALVAQRFYGQLDDTGRNPNWPQLGYPGPPAVEAPPRHLRSWSPPPDDPAPRLRADAVVVGSGAGGGVIAAELAAAGFEVVILEAAVHREAPDFPPDELTALRQLYWRGGLSPTDDGNVAVLAGAALGGGTTVNWLNCVRPSEQVRRQWASEHGLLGVDGPEFDRHLDAVLGRIGANADASDLNGVNRRLAQGASALGLDWTVATRNAERATYDPELAGHTGFGDRSGNKQSTATTYLRDAQADGARLVCGARVRRVTTRAGAATGVEATVRRPDGRSVDLVVAAPQVVVAAGALETPALLLRSGIGGPAVGRYLRLHPVPMVGGFYDEDLRHWWGPPQATIVTAHTDVVDGFGYLVETPHLHPAVSAAAVPWRSGRDHKLLMGRFAHNGVFIAVTRDHGGGTVTLDAAGEAVVRYPLTDPLDREVRRHAVRTLVELHVAAGARVVFDTDRRLAMWRRGEDLDAFVRARQDAREGAGGRVLFSAHQMGSARMGTDPRASVATPDGQLHDVRGVWIGDTSAFPSAVGANPMLTTMALARRTAGALLATSAAPSAATAATPRGPGLPS
- a CDS encoding S-layer homology domain-containing protein: MQVRVRRSFALLVTATLGTLAASALPAAASPDLGPTYDPGDLAAVAAEPHTVTYTVESRGAVATDVTAFAGDAAAVLGDARGWTLGGSVEFVPVASGGDFRLILASPAEVDAAAPGCSPDYSCRVGEQVLINDRNWRETTPAWQDAGAPRWLYRQYLVNHEVGHFLGFGHHGCPSPGAPAPVMQQQSISLEGCAPSGWPNDAERDRLAGRLGVPVHGWVFPDVLFGDTHRDAVHAAAEADIVSGFADGYFRPGHDVRRDQMTAMLTRVLQLTSDATPPFADVPAGATHAEAIAAAADRGLVTGYPDGTFRPGTSVNRAQMATLLARAFALEADGPPPFDDVPADATHAAAIAAVAEHDVAEGYGDGTFRPAEPVTRAQLASFLDRAGAW